A region from the uncultured Bacteroides sp. genome encodes:
- a CDS encoding ABC transporter permease codes for MKDIKLKDKITEGINDLLYIWKQEFRTTFRDQGVLIFFILVPLMYPLLYGFIYTNEVVREVPAVVVDNSHSSMSREYLRKVDATPDVKIISYCSDMEEAKQALRERKAYGIIYIPDDFSDNIVRGIQTEVSLYCDMSGLLYYKNLLIANTAVSLEMNKDIKVVRAGNTTNRQDEITAYPIEYENVAIFNPTNGFAAFLIPAVLMLILQQTLLLGIGLSAGTAREHNRFKDLVPINRHYNGTLRIVLGKGLSYFMVYAVMASYVLCVVPRIFSLNQIGLPGNLIAFIIPYLSACIFFAMTASIAIRNRETCMLLFVFTSVPLLFISGISWPGAAIPVFWKYISYLFPSTFGINGFVRINNMGASLSDVSFEYQALWLQTGVYFLTTCWVYRWQIIMSRKHVIEKYKELKARAN; via the coding sequence ATGAAAGACATAAAGCTCAAAGACAAAATAACCGAAGGCATTAATGATTTGCTATACATCTGGAAACAAGAGTTTCGCACTACCTTTCGCGACCAAGGTGTATTGATCTTCTTCATTCTGGTGCCTTTAATGTACCCGCTCCTCTACGGTTTCATTTATACCAACGAGGTGGTAAGGGAAGTTCCGGCCGTTGTGGTCGACAATTCACATTCTTCCATGAGCCGTGAATATCTGAGGAAAGTTGACGCTACCCCCGATGTAAAAATCATATCGTACTGCAGTGATATGGAAGAGGCCAAGCAAGCACTAAGAGAACGTAAAGCTTATGGAATTATATACATACCGGATGATTTCAGTGACAACATAGTACGTGGCATACAGACGGAGGTTAGCCTGTATTGTGATATGAGCGGTCTGCTTTATTATAAAAACTTACTTATAGCTAACACAGCGGTATCTCTGGAGATGAACAAAGATATTAAGGTGGTACGCGCAGGAAATACCACAAACCGGCAGGATGAGATTACCGCCTATCCCATTGAATACGAAAATGTGGCCATCTTCAACCCAACAAACGGGTTTGCTGCTTTCCTTATTCCTGCCGTACTGATGCTTATCTTACAACAAACACTCCTGCTGGGCATAGGGCTGTCTGCCGGTACAGCACGAGAACATAATCGTTTTAAAGATCTGGTGCCTATCAACCGGCATTACAACGGAACCCTGCGTATTGTGCTCGGCAAAGGCCTCAGCTATTTTATGGTTTACGCCGTTATGGCATCCTATGTGCTTTGTGTGGTTCCCCGCATATTCAGCCTCAATCAAATTGGATTGCCCGGTAATCTGATTGCCTTTATAATTCCTTATCTGTCGGCTTGCATCTTCTTTGCAATGACAGCATCCATTGCCATACGCAATAGAGAAACGTGTATGCTACTTTTTGTTTTCACCTCCGTACCCTTGCTCTTTATCTCCGGCATTTCGTGGCCGGGAGCAGCTATACCGGTTTTTTGGAAATACATCTCCTATTTGTTCCCGTCCACTTTCGGAATCAACGGATTTGTTCGCATCAACAATATGGGAGCTAGCCTGAGCGATGTTTCTTTTGAATATCAAGCTTTGTGGTTGCAAACAGGGGTTTATTTCCTTACCACTTGCTGGGTTTATCGATGGCAAATCATCATGAGTCGCAAACATGTGATAGAGAAATACAAGGAATTAAAAGCCAGAGCAAACTAA
- a CDS encoding ABC transporter ATP-binding protein, translating to MKEFIRVLRRFVPPYKKYLLLSILFNILSAILNVFSFTLIIPILQILFKLTNASYSFIPWNDASMGLKDIAINNFYYYITELIKNYGESNTLLILGLFLAVMTFFKTGCYFLSSATMIPIRTGIVRDIRNQLYRKILSLPLSFFSEERKGDIIARMSGDVQEIETSIMSSLDMLFKNPILILVYFGTLVSISWQLTLFTLVVLPIMGWIMGSVGKRLKRKSLIAQGQWSDLMSQVEETLGGLRIVKAFNAEKKMDKRFTHSNDDYRGTIGRVNTRQQLAHPLSEFLGTILIVIVLWFGGTLILNHHSTIDAPSFIFYLVMLYSIINPLKDFSKASYAIPKGLASMERVDRIMLAQNTMKISEHPTPISGLKEQIEFCDVSFQYDTQPVLKHINLVIPKGKTVALVGQSGSGKSTLVDLLPRFYEATQGAVLIDKINVKDTTLTDLRSIMGNVNQDAILFNDTFFNNIAFGVKDATREQVIEAAQIANAHDFIMASEHGYETNVGDRGGKLSGGQRQRISIARAILKNPPILILDEATSALDTESERMVQEALENLMKNRTTIAIAHRLSTIRNADEICVLHEGEIVERGKHEELLALNGYYKKLCDMQSF from the coding sequence ATGAAAGAATTTATCCGAGTACTCAGACGTTTCGTACCCCCGTATAAAAAGTATTTGCTTCTCAGTATTTTATTCAATATCTTATCTGCCATATTGAATGTCTTTTCCTTCACATTAATCATTCCTATTCTGCAAATACTATTTAAGCTTACCAATGCCAGCTACTCTTTCATTCCCTGGAATGATGCAAGTATGGGACTAAAAGATATTGCAATAAACAACTTTTACTATTATATAACAGAACTGATCAAAAACTACGGAGAAAGTAACACCTTGTTGATACTTGGTTTGTTTCTGGCTGTAATGACCTTTTTTAAAACGGGATGCTACTTCCTTTCTTCGGCAACCATGATTCCCATTCGTACCGGAATTGTTCGCGACATACGTAATCAGCTTTACCGCAAAATACTATCGCTTCCTCTCAGCTTCTTTTCCGAAGAGCGCAAGGGAGATATTATCGCACGGATGAGCGGTGATGTGCAAGAGATCGAAACCTCTATTATGAGCTCTCTCGATATGCTGTTTAAAAACCCGATTCTTATTTTGGTTTATTTCGGAACGTTAGTCTCCATCAGCTGGCAGCTAACACTGTTTACCCTCGTTGTGTTACCTATTATGGGATGGATAATGGGAAGCGTCGGAAAAAGACTAAAGCGAAAATCATTGATTGCCCAGGGGCAATGGAGTGATTTGATGTCTCAAGTTGAAGAAACACTGGGCGGACTGCGCATTGTAAAAGCGTTTAATGCCGAAAAGAAAATGGATAAGCGATTCACTCATTCTAATGACGATTATCGGGGTACAATCGGACGTGTAAATACCCGTCAGCAATTGGCTCACCCATTAAGTGAGTTCTTAGGCACCATACTCATTGTCATAGTATTGTGGTTTGGCGGTACATTGATTCTCAATCACCACTCAACGATTGATGCTCCTTCTTTTATTTTTTATCTGGTAATGCTATATAGCATTATCAACCCGCTAAAAGATTTTTCGAAAGCAAGTTATGCTATCCCTAAAGGGCTTGCCTCCATGGAACGTGTAGACAGAATCATGTTGGCCCAAAACACGATGAAGATTAGCGAGCACCCCACTCCTATTTCCGGATTAAAAGAACAAATTGAATTTTGTGATGTTTCTTTTCAATATGACACACAACCCGTTCTGAAACATATAAACCTTGTTATCCCTAAAGGAAAAACGGTAGCCCTCGTCGGCCAGTCGGGGTCAGGTAAATCTACATTGGTCGATTTGCTGCCGCGCTTTTATGAAGCAACCCAAGGTGCAGTGCTGATTGATAAAATAAATGTAAAAGACACCACTCTCACTGACTTGCGCAGCATCATGGGTAATGTGAATCAAGATGCGATACTCTTTAACGATACCTTCTTTAACAACATCGCTTTCGGCGTAAAAGATGCTACAAGGGAACAGGTAATAGAAGCAGCTCAGATAGCCAATGCCCATGACTTCATTATGGCCAGTGAGCATGGCTACGAAACAAATGTAGGCGACCGCGGAGGTAAATTATCCGGTGGACAACGTCAACGCATCAGCATAGCGAGGGCTATTCTGAAGAATCCGCCCATCCTGATCCTAGACGAAGCAACCTCTGCCTTGGATACCGAATCAGAACGAATGGTACAAGAAGCGTTGGAGAATTTAATGAAGAATCGCACCACCATCGCTATTGCTCATCGCCTGTCTACAATCCGCAACGCCGATGAAATTTGTGTGCTACACGAAGGCGAAATAGTAGAACGGGGAAAGCACGAAGAATTATTAGCCCTCAATGGTTACTACAAAAAGCTGTGCGACATGCAAAGTTTCTAA
- a CDS encoding BlaI/MecI/CopY family transcriptional regulator, whose amino-acid sequence MEKLTIQEEEVMIYIWELESCIVKDIVAKYQKPAPPYTTIASIVKNLERKGYVKPQRIGNTYRYTPAIKQNEYKRMFVGNVVQNYFENSYKEMVSFFAKDEKISTEDLKEIIEMIEKRKE is encoded by the coding sequence ATGGAAAAGTTGACTATACAAGAGGAAGAAGTGATGATTTATATCTGGGAACTGGAAAGCTGTATTGTAAAAGACATCGTAGCTAAATACCAAAAGCCGGCTCCGCCCTACACCACTATAGCCTCTATCGTTAAGAACCTCGAGCGCAAAGGCTATGTAAAGCCGCAACGCATAGGAAATACCTACCGCTACACACCGGCTATCAAACAGAACGAATACAAACGCATGTTTGTAGGCAATGTGGTTCAAAATTATTTTGAGAATTCTTATAAAGAGATGGTTTCATTCTTTGCCAAAGATGAGAAAATCTCAACCGAAGATCTAAAAGAAATTATTGAAATGATTGAAAAGCGAAAAGAATAA
- a CDS encoding M56 family metallopeptidase, with protein sequence MNPDLTYLLKANVALALFYVFYRTFFDKDTFFYWRRLVLVCFLLVSALYPILNMQEWIKGHEPMVVMADIYATIMMPEVTIGVQPQAAIDWPNLILSTLGYIYWGGFILLSIRFLVQLFSILQLVIHCRKVRIKGVRVYLLDNPSGPFSFFRWIFIHTNSHTDNELEEILIHEQAHSRQWHSVDVILSELVSIICWFNPFAWLMQREIRCNLEYLADNHVLESGHDSRSYQYHLLGLIHQTKAAATLYNSFNVLPLKKRIKMMNRRRTKAIGRTKYLLFIPLTILLMIISNIELVARTARHFTKEMMPAASLTQENPSFSAEVGKQKEVPLKRDVATAMQIINQKDSLKKDSEESPVFMVVEQMPEYPGGQKALMTFLSQNIKYPAIAKDRKIQGRVIAQFVVDKDGSVSEPHVIRSISPELDTEALRVIAMMPKWKPGRQKGQEVRVKYTLPINFNLNTEKADKLISYTPARVGTTNQNVYQVVEKMPEFPGGQEALMHYLARNIRYPIDAQKAKEEGRVIIQIIIDEKGNVTSPNVVRKISPSLDAEAIRVVSDMPKWEPGKQDGQAVRVKYTIPIAFKLSAPTSENKAVN encoded by the coding sequence ATGAACCCTGATCTAACCTATTTACTGAAAGCAAACGTAGCCCTTGCCTTATTTTACGTTTTCTATCGGACATTCTTCGACAAAGATACTTTCTTTTATTGGCGTCGACTGGTACTGGTATGCTTCCTCCTCGTCTCTGCCCTTTATCCCATACTGAACATGCAGGAATGGATCAAAGGACACGAACCAATGGTAGTGATGGCAGATATATATGCCACTATTATGATGCCTGAAGTAACAATCGGGGTACAGCCACAAGCAGCCATCGATTGGCCAAACCTTATTCTATCAACACTCGGTTATATCTATTGGGGAGGTTTTATCTTGCTCAGCATACGGTTTTTGGTGCAACTTTTTAGTATCCTGCAATTAGTTATACACTGCCGTAAAGTAAGAATAAAAGGTGTCCGGGTATATTTGCTTGACAACCCTTCCGGACCATTCTCCTTCTTCCGATGGATATTCATCCATACAAATTCTCATACCGATAACGAACTGGAGGAGATATTAATTCACGAGCAAGCACACAGCCGCCAGTGGCATTCCGTCGATGTTATTCTCAGCGAACTGGTTAGCATCATCTGCTGGTTTAACCCTTTTGCCTGGCTCATGCAACGTGAAATAAGATGTAATTTAGAATATTTAGCCGACAACCACGTATTGGAAAGCGGACACGATAGTAGATCATATCAATATCACTTATTGGGATTGATCCATCAAACCAAGGCTGCAGCAACTTTATATAACAGTTTCAATGTTTTACCACTAAAAAAACGTATTAAAATGATGAATAGAAGACGCACTAAAGCCATTGGGAGAACTAAATATTTGCTATTTATTCCTCTAACCATACTACTGATGATTATCAGTAATATAGAATTAGTGGCACGAACAGCCAGGCATTTTACCAAAGAAATGATGCCTGCTGCCTCTCTCACTCAAGAGAATCCATCTTTTTCTGCCGAAGTAGGGAAGCAAAAAGAGGTACCGCTTAAACGTGATGTAGCGACTGCTATGCAGATAATCAACCAAAAAGATTCACTTAAAAAGGATTCCGAAGAAAGTCCTGTTTTCATGGTTGTAGAACAAATGCCGGAGTATCCGGGAGGACAAAAAGCATTAATGACGTTTTTGTCTCAGAATATTAAGTATCCGGCTATCGCAAAAGACCGGAAAATACAGGGACGCGTCATCGCTCAATTTGTAGTAGACAAGGATGGCAGCGTAAGCGAACCTCACGTAATACGTAGTATATCACCCGAACTGGATACAGAAGCACTGCGCGTAATAGCAATGATGCCCAAATGGAAACCCGGGAGGCAGAAAGGTCAGGAGGTCAGAGTAAAATATACTTTACCCATCAACTTTAACCTAAATACAGAGAAAGCCGACAAATTAATAAGCTATACGCCCGCCAGAGTAGGAACAACAAATCAAAACGTATATCAGGTTGTAGAAAAAATGCCCGAATTCCCCGGAGGACAAGAAGCTCTAATGCACTATTTGGCAAGGAACATTAGGTATCCGATAGATGCACAAAAAGCAAAAGAGGAAGGACGGGTCATTATCCAAATCATTATCGACGAAAAAGGCAATGTTACCTCTCCCAATGTAGTGCGAAAGATATCCCCTTCCTTAGACGCCGAAGCTATACGTGTTGTAAGCGACATGCCTAAATGGGAACCCGGCAAGCAGGATGGACAGGCTGTAAGAGTAAAATACACCATTCCTATCGCATTCAAACTAAGTGCTCCTACAAGTGAAAACAAAGCCGTAAACTAA
- the trpS gene encoding tryptophan--tRNA ligase translates to METVVSGIRPTGNLHLGNYFGAVKSFLQMQNEYKCYFFIADWHSLTTRPKPENIIKSAHTILAEYLACGINPEKATIYIQSDVKEVLELYLYLNMNAYLGEMERCTTFKEKARKQPENVNVGLLTYPTLMAADILIHRAAKVPVGKDQEQNMEMARKFARRFNTIYEKDFFPEPQSFSLATKSVKIPGLDGSGKMGKSEGNCIYLMDDTETIRKKVMKAVTDSGPTMPNSEKPEVIQNLFTFLDIVSTKDTYDYFNDKWNDCSIRYGDLKKQIAVDVAAFNTPIRERIREYSSNVDLLNNIAKAGAEKAHESAINTLKEIRHIIGFHA, encoded by the coding sequence ATGGAAACAGTTGTTAGTGGAATTCGCCCAACAGGTAATCTACATCTGGGCAATTACTTTGGAGCGGTGAAGAGTTTTTTGCAAATGCAAAATGAATATAAATGTTACTTTTTTATAGCCGACTGGCATTCATTGACTACTCGCCCAAAACCGGAAAACATCATAAAAAGTGCACATACCATTCTGGCAGAATACCTTGCATGCGGCATTAATCCGGAAAAAGCAACTATTTACATACAAAGCGATGTAAAGGAAGTACTCGAACTTTATCTATACCTTAATATGAATGCTTATCTTGGCGAAATGGAGCGATGTACTACTTTTAAAGAAAAGGCACGCAAGCAACCGGAAAATGTAAATGTGGGTTTGTTGACCTATCCAACACTGATGGCTGCTGATATCCTAATTCATCGCGCAGCAAAGGTACCAGTGGGAAAAGATCAAGAGCAGAACATGGAAATGGCCCGCAAATTTGCTCGACGTTTTAATACCATCTATGAAAAGGATTTTTTTCCAGAACCGCAATCGTTTTCTCTAGCAACCAAGTCTGTAAAAATACCAGGATTAGATGGCAGTGGGAAAATGGGAAAATCAGAAGGTAACTGTATATATCTTATGGATGATACCGAAACCATCCGAAAAAAAGTAATGAAAGCTGTTACCGACTCCGGACCGACTATGCCAAATAGTGAAAAGCCTGAAGTTATTCAGAACCTCTTTACTTTCCTTGATATTGTATCGACAAAAGATACTTATGATTATTTTAACGATAAATGGAATGACTGTTCCATTCGATACGGAGATTTAAAGAAGCAAATAGCAGTAGATGTAGCAGCTTTTAATACTCCTATTCGCGAACGTATTAGAGAATATTCATCGAATGTCGATTTATTGAATAATATAGCCAAGGCAGGTGCTGAAAAGGCTCATGAAAGTGCAATAAATACATTAAAAGAAATACGGCACATAATAGGTTTTCACGCTTAA
- a CDS encoding YaaA family protein has translation MLVLLSCAKMMTRASTVTPPFTSMPLFKEEASAVAVQMAQYSVADLELLLHVNAKIAVENYKRYQSFHADEKEGLAALLAYTGIVFKHLDPTDFTDEDFLYAQEHLRITSFCYGLLRPLDAIHSYRLEGHAKLAGFGGQTVFSFWQFRLTDVFIDIIKANGGVLVYLASDEMRGLFNWSKILKEVKVIVPEFHLWKNGKLSTIVVYTKMARGEMARFILKNRIEDLNELKSFSWEGFVYSDINSDGSKLVYVMGVK, from the coding sequence ATGCTTGTACTTCTTTCTTGTGCGAAAATGATGACTCGTGCCTCTACAGTGACTCCTCCTTTCACCTCCATGCCTTTATTTAAGGAAGAGGCGTCGGCCGTTGCAGTGCAAATGGCTCAGTACTCAGTCGCTGATTTAGAGCTCTTATTGCATGTTAATGCTAAGATAGCAGTAGAGAACTATAAACGTTATCAATCATTTCATGCCGATGAAAAAGAGGGGCTTGCTGCTCTTCTGGCATATACTGGCATTGTCTTTAAGCACTTAGATCCGACTGATTTTACAGATGAAGATTTTCTGTATGCTCAAGAGCATTTGAGAATTACTTCTTTCTGTTATGGGTTGCTTCGCCCGTTAGATGCTATTCATTCTTATCGACTGGAGGGACATGCAAAATTGGCTGGATTTGGAGGGCAGACGGTATTTTCGTTTTGGCAATTTCGGTTGACGGATGTCTTTATTGATATAATAAAAGCGAATGGCGGAGTGCTTGTATACTTAGCGAGTGATGAAATGAGAGGCCTCTTCAATTGGTCAAAGATACTGAAGGAAGTTAAGGTTATTGTGCCTGAGTTTCATTTATGGAAAAACGGGAAACTATCTACCATAGTAGTATATACGAAAATGGCTCGCGGTGAGATGGCACGCTTTATTCTTAAGAATAGAATCGAAGATTTGAATGAATTGAAATCTTTTAGTTGGGAAGGTTTCGTTTATAGTGACATCAATTCAGATGGGAGTAAGTTGGTGTATGTTATGGGTGTAAAATGA
- the mutL gene encoding DNA mismatch repair endonuclease MutL — MSDIIHLLPDSVANQIAAGEVIQRPASVVKELVENSIDAKAQHIHVLVTDAGKTSIQVIDDGDGMSETDARLSFERHATSKIREASDLFSLRTMGFRGEALASIAAVAQVELNTCSKVGDLGTRIVVAGSKVEGQEVVSCSKGCNFSVKNLFYNIPARRKFLKANSTELSNILAEFERIALVHPDVAFSLYSNDSELFNLPVSSLRQRILSVFGKKLNQQLLTVEAETTMVKVSGFVAHPETARKKGAHQYFFVNGRYMRHPYFHKAVADAYEHLIPHGEQVSYFLYFEVDPTSIDVNIHPTKTEIKFENEQAIWQILAATVKESLGKFNAVPSIDFDMEGMPDIPVLEQNRQIEAPKVHYNSEFNPFKSSGGGYSRPSVNWEDLYGGLEKASRVNDAEIKPESALEGFSGLDAVSQKVNSSALPLYANEVIIEKSAQHIQFKGRFVLTSVKSGLMIIDQHRAHIRVLFDRYISQISQRQGVSQGVLFPEILQLPASEVAILRGIIDDLSAVGFDLSDLGGGSYAVNGIPSGIEGIDPVELVHSMLHTALEKGSDVKEEVQSILALTLARAAAIVYGQALGDEEIGNLIDNLFACHTPNFTPDGHTILATIKEEDIEKLFK, encoded by the coding sequence ATGAGTGATATTATCCATCTTTTACCTGATTCGGTTGCTAACCAGATTGCAGCAGGAGAAGTTATACAGCGTCCTGCATCTGTTGTTAAAGAATTAGTAGAAAATTCAATTGATGCTAAAGCTCAACATATTCATGTGCTGGTGACAGATGCAGGTAAAACGAGTATTCAGGTTATTGATGATGGGGATGGTATGTCTGAAACAGATGCCCGTCTCTCTTTTGAACGACATGCCACTTCGAAAATTCGTGAAGCTTCTGATTTGTTTTCTCTTCGTACAATGGGGTTCCGTGGTGAGGCATTGGCTTCAATAGCTGCTGTTGCTCAGGTGGAACTGAATACTTGTTCCAAGGTTGGAGATCTAGGTACAAGAATTGTTGTGGCTGGTTCTAAAGTGGAGGGCCAAGAGGTTGTCTCTTGTTCTAAAGGGTGCAATTTCTCGGTCAAAAATTTGTTTTATAATATTCCTGCTCGTCGTAAGTTTCTTAAGGCTAATTCTACGGAACTTAGTAATATTTTAGCCGAATTTGAACGTATCGCTTTAGTACATCCGGATGTAGCCTTTTCACTATATAGTAATGATTCTGAATTATTTAATCTTCCGGTATCCTCTTTGCGTCAGCGTATTCTTTCTGTTTTCGGAAAGAAGTTAAATCAGCAATTACTAACGGTTGAAGCAGAAACAACGATGGTAAAGGTATCTGGCTTTGTTGCTCATCCCGAAACAGCGAGAAAGAAAGGAGCACACCAGTATTTTTTTGTGAATGGTCGTTACATGCGGCATCCTTATTTTCATAAGGCTGTAGCTGATGCTTATGAACATCTCATCCCACATGGTGAACAAGTGTCTTATTTCCTTTATTTTGAGGTGGATCCAACGAGTATTGATGTGAATATACATCCGACAAAAACAGAAATTAAGTTTGAGAATGAGCAAGCCATTTGGCAAATCTTGGCAGCGACTGTTAAGGAATCACTGGGTAAGTTTAATGCTGTTCCTTCTATTGATTTTGATATGGAAGGAATGCCCGATATTCCGGTCCTTGAGCAGAATAGGCAAATAGAAGCTCCCAAAGTACATTATAATTCAGAATTTAATCCCTTTAAATCTTCTGGGGGAGGATATTCTCGTCCTAGCGTGAATTGGGAAGATTTGTATGGTGGACTTGAAAAGGCGAGTAGGGTAAATGATGCGGAAATAAAACCGGAATCTGCTTTGGAGGGCTTTTCTGGTTTAGACGCTGTTTCTCAGAAAGTTAATTCTTCCGCATTGCCTCTCTATGCTAATGAAGTTATTATAGAGAAGAGCGCTCAACACATACAGTTTAAAGGACGGTTTGTGCTAACTTCAGTAAAATCAGGTTTGATGATTATCGACCAACATCGTGCACATATTCGGGTTTTATTTGATAGATATATTTCTCAAATTAGCCAAAGACAAGGTGTTTCGCAGGGTGTTCTTTTTCCTGAAATACTACAACTCCCAGCATCCGAGGTTGCCATTTTGCGAGGTATAATAGATGATTTATCTGCTGTAGGGTTTGATCTGAGCGATCTAGGTGGGGGTAGTTATGCTGTTAATGGTATTCCCTCTGGCATTGAAGGGATAGATCCTGTAGAATTGGTACACAGTATGCTTCATACGGCTTTAGAGAAAGGGAGTGATGTGAAAGAAGAAGTACAAAGCATTTTGGCTTTGACTCTCGCTCGTGCTGCTGCTATAGTTTACGGTCAAGCTCTTGGTGATGAAGAAATTGGAAATCTGATTGATAATCTTTTTGCTTGTCATACACCTAATTTCACTCCTGATGGTCATACTATATTAGCTACAATTAAAGAAGAGGATATAGAAAAGCTATTCAAATAG